The DNA window CACAAACTAATGAGAATCGTGAAttctctatcaattatattaatactggaaaaatatggaaacaaatagatataaaaaaattgatgagatattttcttacaatgtggcatttgacatcataaatggcaatgaagatcatgaaccaaaatcttttggtgaatgtaaaaatcaaCCAGACtagataaaatggaaagacgACATCcatgttgaattggattcgcaaAATAAATGTAacgtttttggacctatagtccttacacctgaaagTATAAAATCTGTTGGGTACAAGtgagtttttattcgaaagcaaaatgagaaaattgaaatagtaagatataaagctcgattTTTTGCACAAGATTTTTCTTAAAGGCCTGAAATttattatgaagaaacgtattctcctgttatggatgcaattacgctttggtatttgattagtttggatgtatctgaaaatttagaaatgcgtcttactGATGTGTTAATATTCAAGATGCGTCTTTTTCTGTGAAAttgcaaagatcattatatgagttaaagcaatccggtcgaatgtggtataatcggtTAAGTGAACACTTAATGAAAAGGGATATGTTAACAATTCAAGATGCCCTTGcgtttcattaagaaaacaacatccggatgcgtaattattgttttatacattgatgatttaaacatcattggaactaataaggaaattcaaatAGTTGTGTCGtatttgaaggaagaatttgaaatgaaagattttggaaaaacaaaatattgtctgggtttacaaattgaacaaaaaaatgtggaatatttgttcaccagtcaaattatacagaaaatgtccttaaacattttaatatggataaatcaaatcttttaattgcTACAATGGTTGTTAAATCATTAAACATATAAaaagatccattccgtccatgtgaagatcaTGAAattattcttggtccagaagtaccatatctaagtgttaTTGGTGTCATTATGTATCTTGCAAATTGTATAAGACCTGATATATCTCTTGCTGTAAATTTATTGGCAACATTTAGCttatatccaacaaagagacactggaacagaattaaacatatattctgtTATCTACGaagaacgacagacttgggattTTTGTCTTCAAAAGATacaaatcaaagcataattggTTATGTTGATGCTGAGTATTTATCTAATCCACACAAAGCAAGTTCCCAAaccggatatgtatttactcatggaggcactgcaatttcttgacattcatagaaacaaacactcgtaacaacttcatcaaattacgccaagattattgcactacatgaagcaagccaTGAATGTGTGTGGCTAAAATCAATGAtcgaacatatccaaatttaatgtggattatcattcgacaagaaacatgtgatactatatgaagataatgttgcatgtgttgctcaaatgaaagaaggatacataaaaagcgacagaattAAACATACTCCCCCTAGTTCTTCGAATTATCCAAGAGCTTGAGAATaataaagatattgatattcatCACATTCAGTCAAGTGAAAACTcgtcagatctcttcacaaaggcacttcctacgacaGTTTTaagaaatcatatatataatattgggtgcgcaatctacgaaatttgtgaagaatcatTCGTGTTAACATGAGGGGTTGTTTACGCGACTTCACTATTTTttccttactatggtttttatcccaatgaatTTTTCCTAGTAGGTTTTTAACGAGGtagtataaaaacacgtaatgaagaccattatgtatcatgatcatcatcacaagggggagtgttaaaaatattttgtgagtttgagatttttactttttaccgtaaatttttacctttaacacattaaaattaATAGGTttcattataataattattattacgcTCCTTCGGAACATTAAAGTTTAGAACAAAATATTTCCTGTTTGCTTGCTCCCAATGGTTAAAGATCCAAAATTCAGTGTAAGAAGACAATAATCTCAaacaaaatatgaatatttCAATCACCAATGTTGGCCTTGAAATTTTGtttaacccaaataaaaaaccatCAAGCCCCCGTCAGGGGCGGATTCACTCTAGGTTCTATAtactatatattttattatttagtatatatattatttgacccataaaaaaaataataaagtaTCTATAATTAGTCTAATGGTTAAAGACTTTCAAAGTTTACACATGTGGTCCGCGTTCCATTCTTCTTAGGCGTTGTTTTTTGACATTGctctgcaattttttttttttgaaaacctaAATAAAGGCCTAACTTAAAACCTGCGTAGTTGGTTAACACAAACACAATCAAGAAACCTATTTGAAATAATAACATAACCTTGTACAAAACATCTGCCATATTGTTGTTTGATGAGTGAAATATTGTGGGACACGAGTTCGGAGACACACCGGAAGGAAAGACGAGGATTCGTGGAATTTTTTCCGACGTTTAAGAATTGGGCAGCAGAGAGGTAAAATTATTGCTAATTTTCTGCTTCATGTTTTTATATGAAAAaggtttttaaattttaaaacaatacaTTATATCTTATGGATAAGCTTTTATTTCTCCTATTTTTATCTCGAATTAAATGTGATTACATGGTTGAAGTACCTTATGGGTAAgcttttttatgattttttatacTATTATCTGTGATTCTTAATGATAGGGTTATATTATAGCATTTTGGCTAGAGAAATGACTTTTGACTGATGTTAGAATTATATGAGCAAATGCACAAGAATTCTGCTGAAGCAAAGCAAAGGGAAGAGAATATATACCGATGTTAGAATGATATGAGCACCTTGCAAGTTTGAATTTTATGAGCTTGGAAAGATTTTAATAGCTAAAATTCGACTTTTTCATTGTCACATGCTTCATATACTTCAAATGGGAAAATCAATTATAATTGATAAGTTTTTTCAAAGGAAGAGAATAAATGAACTAGATACATCTACTATTTTGACCTCATCAACAAGATCAAATAACAATGATCTTACATCTTAAATTTCTCCTAAAAAAGATTCAAAAATATAGAAATTGAGGAGATTGATCTCAATTCTTTGGAGCGTGATCCAGGATTGCGTCGACAAATTTGGGAATATCATCATAACCAACGTGAAGAGATTCGTCAAACTTATTTGAATATAAAGGCATATCAACCTATTCTTGGATAATATccactaaataaaaatattaagcaCCTTCGAAGATTTCAGTCTACTTGGTATGATAAATTTCCTTGGTTGGAGTATTCACTCGCTAAATTTAAGGTATATTGCTTTCCATGTTTTATCTTCAACAAGCCATCAGGATGCACAAATCAAAATGCATTTAATGTTGACGGGTTTGATAATTGGAAGATAGTTAGAAATGGAAAAGCTTGTGCTTTCTTAGGTCATATAGGGAAAGATAATGTATATTCACCCCATCAATGCTGAAACGGAATATAATGATTTGATGAACCAACCACAACATATCTCAAGGAGATTCGAAAATTTTAATGCTGAACAAGATGCAACTAATCTTCTTCGGTTAAAAGCTCACATACATGTGGTAAGATTGCTTGCACTACAAGGAATTCCATTTAGAGGTCATGATGAGAAATCTAGTTCGTTTAATCGTGGTAAATTTCTTTAATTCTTGCATGTGCTAACCATGTACAATAATGATTTTTCAAAGGCAATTGCGAGAGCTCCAAAGAATGCCAAGTATACAAGTCATGATATTTAGAAACAAATACTTCATGTGCTTTCAATGAGAGTGAAAAATGCAATTCGTGAACAAATTGGAGTGGTAAAGTATTGCATAATTGTTGATGAAGCACGAGATGAGTCAAAAAGAGAGCAAATGTCTATAGTATTGAGGTTCGTGGATACTAATGGATTCATTCAAGAACATTTTTTTGGACTTGTTCACGTATCTGATACTGCTGCTTTGATTTTAAAGAATGCTATATATTCTGTTTTGGGTCACTACAATTTGGATGTTCAAAATATTAGAGGTCAAGGTTATGATGGTGCTAGTAATATGAGGGGTAGGTTTAATGGATTACAAGCTTTGATTGTAAAAGATTGTAAAAGTGCTTATTATGTTCATTGCTTTGCTCATCGGTTACAACTGGCTTTAGTTGCAACATCAAAAAATGTGACATCTATTCATCAATTTTTTGATAAATTAACTTTTATAGTTAATATTGTTGGTTCTTCATGTAAACCGACGATGAATTGAAGAAAGCTCATGCGGATGATATTGCACATTTGATTGCTATTAATGAACTCGAGACTGGGCGTGTACTTAATCAGATAGGTACTTTACAGCGAGCTACTGATACATGTTGGAGTTATCATTTGAGATCATTAGCCGGCCTAATTAAGATGTTTAGTGCATCGTGTACGGTATTGCTTAATGTTATGGAGGATGGACTTCCTTCTCAACAAGCAGATGCTACATCTATATATGATGAAATGACTTCTTTTGATTTTGTATTTATCTTGCATCTTATGAAAGAGGTTATGGGGATCACAGATATCCTTTTTCAGGCTTTATAAATTAAGTCTCGGGATATAATAAATGCAATGGAACTTGTAATATCTACCAAGAATTTACTTCAACATATAAGGATAACAAGTGGGATGATTTGCTCATAAAAGTGAAGTCTTTTTGTGAAGTTCGAAATATTGATATTCATGATTTCAGTGCTCCGTATATGGACAGACAAGGTCGAGTCCGTCTTCGTCAAGGCAATTTCACCATTGAGCATCATTATCGGGTAGACCTCTATTATGGTGCAATAGATTCACAATTACAAGAAATTAATAGGCGCTTTAGCGATGATGCTATGGAGTTGCTCATTCTGAGTAATGCCTTAAATCCTAAAAATGCGCTAGAGTCTTTCAAAATTGCAGATATATGTAAATTAGTTGAAAAATTTTATGCACAAGATTTTACAAGAGATGAAAAAGAGCAATTGGAGATTCAATTGAAGCATTACAAATATAATATCGTCAAAGGGTCTGACTATAAAAGTCTTTCAACCATATCAGAGTTATGTCAATGGTTGATGAAGACTAACAAGTCTGTGACACACAATCTCATTTTTAGAGTGATTGTACTTGTGCTTACTCTTCCGGTTTTCAATGCTGCTACAGAACGATCATTTTCTGCTGTTAATATTGTGAAAACAAGACTTCGGAGCAAAATGAAGGATGATTTTCTCTCGAACgcattaatgatatatattgagAAAGAAATTGCTAGAAATGTGAGCATGGAAGATATcattgaagattttgaaaaattaaaagaaCGTCGAAttctttttaattaaaaatttgtaCTTGATACTTAATTGAGTATATCTTTCAAGGAACTTTTGGCTTCCATCTTTTTGTAATATCTTAATATtacttttaaatattatattttttttagttattgTATTCTTATTATTGAAATTTATATGCaaacatataataattattttcttatttttacatGTGTGGGTTGAGTCAGTCCCTCACACATATAATCTTGCCCGTTGATGCAAAAAGATGTTGGTTGTTGCCGCGCGGAAATTTATATAGTTGTGAGATTAAAATATTGTAATttcaagaaagaaaaaaaaggagCTTTAGATGTATTCTGCCCACtgttatacaaatatatatatatatatatacacacacactgCGCACTGTCCAATTGAAAATTCCATGATTAATGCTTGAAAAGAATATTCAAACATACAGCAGCAAACACCAGCAAGTCAGCTGCTGTACAGCCCGCTTTTCCCTCCCCAATCTTTTTCCCCTCACAGAAAAGGCCTTTTTGAACACAAGGAAATATAATATAGAGAAAAACCCCACCTGCTTTCCGAAATCGACGATGAAATTGTTGGTTTTGccgttttttaataattttcccAAGTTTTTTAATCGTCTCAGCAAATGGAAGGGTCCCATTCTCTCAAGAATCCAGTCCCGGTTCTTGGATTACTTGAGCCTCTCCTCGCCTCAATGCCCGCACCCCCCACCCCCTCTTTTCTttttgcaatatatatatatat is part of the Primulina eburnea isolate SZY01 chromosome 1, ASM2296580v1, whole genome shotgun sequence genome and encodes:
- the LOC140814433 gene encoding uncharacterized protein, translating into MRVKNAIREQIGVVKYCIIVDEARDESKREQMSIVLRFVDTNGFIQEHFFGLVHVSDTAALILKNAIYSVLGHYNLDVQNIRGQGYDGASNMRGRFNGLQALIVKDCKSAYYVHCFAHRLQLALVATSKNKAHADDIAHLIAINELETGRVLNQIGTLQRATDTCWSYHLRSLAGLIKMFSASCTVLLNVMEDGLPSQQADATSIYDEMTSFDFVFILHLMKEVMGITDILFQAL
- the LOC140814438 gene encoding uncharacterized protein, translating into MDRQGRVRLRQGNFTIEHHYRVDLYYGAIDSQLQEINRRFSDDAMELLILSNALNPKNALESFKIADICKLVEKFYAQDFTRDEKEQLEIQLKHYKYNIVKGSDYKSLSTISELCQWLMKTNKSVTHNLIFRVIVLVLTLPVFNAATERSFSAVNIVKTRLRSKMKDDFLSNALMIYIEKEIARNVSMEDIIEDFEKLKERRILFN